One stretch of Thermanaerosceptrum fracticalcis DNA includes these proteins:
- the radC gene encoding RadC family protein yields MKKISQTGHVSIKNFPEEVRPREKMLVLGAEALSDQELLAILLRTGTKNKSALDLAQDILSTGGLATLTQLTLEELGLRKGIGLAKAAQLKAAVELGKRLAKQRLGPKPAIKSPQEAAQFVMNEMMYLDREHFRVINLNTKNQILAVDTVSIGSLDASLVHPREVFKLPIKRSAASLILIHNHPSGDTSPSREDIEVTKRLAEAGRLLGINILDHIIIGHNNFLSMKEKEYF; encoded by the coding sequence ATGAAAAAAATATCCCAGACCGGTCATGTATCGATCAAGAACTTCCCTGAAGAGGTAAGGCCCCGGGAAAAGATGCTTGTCTTAGGGGCAGAGGCTTTGTCCGACCAGGAATTACTGGCCATCTTACTGCGCACGGGTACAAAAAATAAATCAGCCCTGGATTTGGCCCAGGATATCCTGAGTACGGGAGGATTAGCGACCCTGACTCAGCTTACCTTGGAAGAACTGGGCTTACGGAAAGGTATTGGTCTAGCTAAAGCCGCCCAGCTCAAAGCAGCGGTAGAACTGGGTAAACGGCTGGCGAAACAGCGCTTGGGACCAAAGCCTGCTATAAAGAGTCCACAGGAAGCCGCTCAGTTCGTGATGAATGAGATGATGTATTTAGACAGGGAACATTTCCGGGTCATTAACTTGAATACGAAAAACCAGATTTTGGCCGTTGATACCGTTTCCATAGGCAGCCTGGATGCTTCTCTGGTCCATCCCCGGGAGGTATTCAAACTGCCTATTAAAAGAAGTGCGGCAAGCCTGATTTTAATACACAATCATCCCAGCGGTGACACTTCGCCCAGCCGGGAGGATATAGAGGTTACTAAAAGGTTAGCGGAGGCAGGCCGCCTCTTGGGTATCAACATCCTGGACCATATCATCATCGGTCATAATAATTTTCTGAGTATGAAAGAAAAAGAGTATTTTTAG
- a CDS encoding rod shape-determining protein has protein sequence MLFTKDLGIDLGTANTSVFMKGKGIVLTEPSVVAIQRDTNNVLAVGDEAKQMIGRTPGNIIAIRPMKDGVIADFEVTHTMLRYFIRKALNANINYFNRPRVVICVPAGVTTVEERAVREAAIQAGAKEAYLIEEPMAAAIGAGLPVHEPTGNMIVDIGGGTTDVAIISLGGIVTSRTIRVGGDEMDEAIVQYIKRAYNLMIGERTAEEIKISIGSAIEPPNGENYQVRGRDMVSGLPKLVMVSAKEIKDALAEPVTAIVEAIKVCLEKTPPELAADIMDRGIMMAGGGSLLRGLDKLISQETGMPVHIAEEPLYAVARGSGKVLENIDILKRVLIPNKRIG, from the coding sequence ATGTTATTTACGAAAGATTTAGGCATAGATTTGGGTACAGCAAATACTTCAGTGTTTATGAAAGGGAAAGGAATCGTGCTTACCGAACCCTCCGTTGTGGCTATTCAGAGAGATACCAACAATGTCCTGGCTGTAGGTGATGAAGCCAAGCAGATGATTGGGAGAACCCCTGGAAATATTATTGCTATTCGCCCCATGAAGGATGGGGTTATTGCCGATTTTGAGGTTACCCATACCATGCTCCGTTATTTTATCAGGAAGGCCCTTAACGCCAATATCAACTACTTTAATCGCCCCCGGGTGGTTATTTGTGTTCCTGCCGGTGTAACCACAGTGGAAGAAAGGGCCGTGAGGGAGGCTGCCATTCAGGCAGGAGCCAAGGAGGCTTATTTAATTGAGGAACCCATGGCTGCCGCCATTGGCGCCGGACTACCCGTTCATGAACCAACGGGTAATATGATTGTGGATATCGGCGGGGGAACCACAGACGTGGCCATTATTTCTCTGGGCGGAATTGTGACCAGTCGCACCATTCGTGTGGGCGGTGACGAAATGGATGAAGCCATCGTCCAGTATATTAAGCGCGCCTATAATCTGATGATCGGGGAAAGAACGGCAGAAGAAATTAAGATCAGTATAGGTTCGGCCATTGAACCACCAAACGGCGAAAATTACCAGGTACGGGGTCGGGACATGGTTAGCGGTTTGCCCAAACTGGTGATGGTTAGTGCCAAAGAAATCAAGGACGCCTTAGCCGAACCTGTTACGGCCATTGTAGAAGCCATTAAGGTTTGCCTCGAAAAAACCCCTCCCGAACTGGCTGCCGATATTATGGACCGGGGGATTATGATGGCGGGCGGAGGTTCTTTACTGCGGGGGCTGGATAAACTGATTTCCCAGGAAACCGGCATGCCTGTGCATATTGCCGAAGAGCCCCTTTACGCTGTAGCCAGGGGTTCGGGGAAAGTCCTGGAAAACATTGATATCTTAAAGCGAGTGTTAATACCCAATAAAAGAATAGGTTAG
- the mreC gene encoding rod shape-determining protein MreC has translation MTRKKWALAGIVVAVLLIGVFKSMHITGFDRTTLSPVERVVREVVAPVQSGVTAVTKSISNFFAYFSDNKTLREQNEELSKKIAAQEAEIHRLKEQEMENERLKKLLNYKEEKTNNYQLELAKVIGRDPGNWYETIVINKGANHGIKPNMAVVTHQGLVGRIVNVTANTAEILLILDREGAVGGRIFETRITPGVVQGLDNSEYLQMIHLPHDTPIEPGQTVVTSGLGGVFPKGIRIGAVVEVKPDANGLMKSAVIEPFVDFSRLEEVFVILNVKKPETDTVPQVLDREGKGGL, from the coding sequence GTGACCAGGAAAAAATGGGCCCTGGCAGGTATTGTTGTTGCCGTTTTACTGATTGGTGTCTTTAAGTCTATGCATATCACCGGGTTTGACAGGACAACCCTGTCACCTGTGGAACGTGTGGTAAGGGAAGTAGTAGCCCCGGTGCAATCCGGGGTTACGGCTGTTACTAAAAGCATCAGTAATTTTTTCGCTTATTTCAGTGATAACAAGACTCTTCGGGAACAAAACGAGGAACTGAGCAAAAAAATCGCCGCCCAGGAAGCGGAGATCCATCGCCTCAAGGAACAGGAGATGGAGAATGAGCGGTTGAAAAAGCTTTTGAATTATAAAGAAGAGAAGACCAATAATTATCAATTGGAACTGGCCAAGGTAATAGGACGGGACCCCGGCAACTGGTATGAGACCATCGTGATTAATAAAGGAGCAAACCACGGGATTAAACCCAATATGGCTGTAGTGACTCACCAGGGTTTGGTGGGGAGAATTGTGAATGTTACGGCCAATACGGCTGAGATCCTCTTGATTTTAGACCGGGAAGGGGCCGTTGGCGGCAGAATTTTTGAAACCAGGATCACCCCGGGTGTGGTGCAAGGTCTGGATAATTCTGAATATCTCCAGATGATTCACCTGCCCCATGACACGCCCATCGAACCCGGGCAGACAGTGGTAACCTCGGGTTTAGGCGGTGTTTTCCCCAAAGGAATCCGTATCGGCGCGGTAGTAGAAGTAAAACCCGATGCCAACGGACTGATGAAATCCGCTGTCATTGAACCCTTCGTAGATTTCAGCCGTTTAGAAGAGGTCTTTGTGATTTTAAATGTAAAAAAGCCTGAAACCGATACTGTACCCCAAGTTTTGGATAGGGAAGGGAAAGGAGGCCTCTGA
- the mreD gene encoding rod shape-determining protein MreD, whose amino-acid sequence MSYPVLFFLAIIGLVLQSTLFNHLIIAGVKPDIILILALFYSIFQGPGRGGVFGFFLGLLEDIFLGRFIGMNALTKGLTSFVFGWIATGAFRENLLVPFLTLFVGTLFNELIFLSLGKIMGLTWSWNLWLWKGIPLAIYNSCLVPFIYARFYNWATQNDETQAG is encoded by the coding sequence ATGAGTTACCCGGTCTTATTTTTCCTGGCTATCATTGGGTTGGTACTGCAATCAACCCTTTTTAATCACTTGATTATTGCGGGGGTTAAACCTGATATCATTTTAATACTGGCTCTTTTTTACAGTATTTTTCAGGGGCCTGGCCGGGGAGGGGTTTTCGGTTTTTTTCTGGGGCTTCTGGAGGATATTTTTTTGGGAAGATTTATTGGCATGAATGCCTTAACCAAAGGGCTAACTTCCTTTGTCTTCGGCTGGATTGCCACAGGGGCTTTTCGTGAAAATCTTTTAGTACCCTTTTTAACACTTTTTGTGGGGACTTTGTTTAATGAACTCATCTTTCTTTCCCTTGGTAAAATCATGGGACTAACCTGGTCATGGAATCTCTGGTTATGGAAGGGGATACCGCTGGCAATTTATAATAGCTGCCTGGTGCCCTTTATTTACGCCCGTTTTTATAACTGGGCCACCCAAAATGATGAAACCCAGGCTGGCTAA
- a CDS encoding penicillin-binding transpeptidase domain-containing protein — MGGAKTKKILDRTLRVYLTAVIIIFAVIFLRLAWLQLINSDLYRTRAESNTMRWVPVVAPRGEVLDKNGQVIATSRPVFNLSLDYLRLKDADIDEAIKNLVEILQDPEITYESIKEMIKAQRKRLFEPIIIKRDISIELVTAIEERRRDLPGVNIDIQPQRSYPYGTLAGHVLGYVHAIKEELDQPGFEDYSLGALVGKTGIEKTYEKYLRGKNGFRQVEVTAKNKPVREVRHIPPEPGNKLVLTIDLKLQQAMEKAFDETLANLQKQYPKAKAGAAVLLDVKTGKVLAMASRPTLNPDDFNGKPLKQELVDYYFRNTPTALRNRAIQGNYVPGSTFKPVTGMAVLEAGKASPLDTVVCTGRYWNPPFIKCWSVHGRVNYYSAMAGSCNVYFQEMARRAGIAQIGKIGQEFGLGQPTGIDLPYESSGLLPHLDWQKKEFEARTANINKKIDDKIASLQTEYEAKINGASDDREKKRLQQELNSKIRAWEQERKSQLAHYAEWHEYDTYNTGIGQGYNQYTVIQLANYVATIANGGKHYKPYVADKILAPDGSIVKEFQPELLNTVSVSQNTILETHKAMLAVTAPGGTAYFLFKHFPAHIKVAAKTGTAQPGRAGYIKNKDYDGLFIAFAPADDPQIAFAGVVEHGFSGGGSAGLIAKAVFEEYFGILPQELKPNQVPAETPQGDNRQGARETPSSDQTPNISNNIGEPSTTEPQGGQNTVSPRLSG; from the coding sequence ATGGGGGGAGCAAAAACCAAAAAAATACTGGACCGCACCCTCCGGGTGTATCTAACAGCTGTCATTATTATCTTTGCTGTCATTTTCCTGCGGCTGGCCTGGCTGCAGTTAATTAATTCGGATCTATACAGGACCAGGGCGGAATCCAACACCATGCGCTGGGTCCCCGTCGTGGCCCCCCGCGGCGAAGTGCTGGATAAAAACGGCCAGGTTATTGCCACCAGCCGGCCCGTCTTTAACTTGTCCCTGGATTATTTGCGTTTGAAGGACGCAGATATCGATGAAGCCATTAAAAACCTGGTGGAAATCCTGCAAGATCCTGAAATCACTTACGAGAGTATCAAAGAGATGATCAAAGCCCAGCGCAAGCGTCTCTTTGAGCCCATTATCATTAAACGGGATATTTCTATTGAACTGGTAACAGCCATTGAGGAAAGACGCCGGGACCTCCCCGGGGTAAATATCGATATTCAACCCCAGCGTTCTTATCCCTATGGTACCTTGGCCGGCCATGTGCTGGGTTATGTTCATGCCATTAAAGAAGAATTGGACCAGCCCGGCTTTGAAGATTACAGCCTGGGTGCCCTGGTAGGTAAAACCGGCATAGAAAAAACCTACGAGAAATATCTGCGTGGCAAAAACGGCTTCCGCCAGGTAGAGGTGACGGCCAAAAACAAGCCTGTCCGGGAGGTTCGCCATATTCCGCCCGAACCGGGGAACAAGCTGGTTTTGACCATTGACTTAAAACTACAGCAGGCCATGGAAAAAGCCTTTGATGAAACACTGGCCAACTTACAGAAGCAATATCCCAAAGCCAAGGCAGGGGCTGCAGTATTACTTGATGTAAAAACGGGAAAGGTACTGGCCATGGCCAGCCGTCCCACTTTAAATCCTGATGATTTTAACGGTAAACCCCTGAAACAGGAACTGGTGGATTACTACTTCCGCAATACCCCTACCGCCCTGAGGAACAGGGCAATCCAGGGCAACTATGTACCGGGGTCCACTTTTAAGCCTGTGACGGGTATGGCCGTACTGGAAGCGGGTAAAGCTTCTCCCCTGGATACCGTAGTGTGTACAGGCCGTTACTGGAATCCCCCCTTCATCAAATGCTGGTCTGTCCATGGGCGGGTGAACTACTATTCGGCCATGGCCGGTTCCTGTAACGTGTATTTTCAGGAGATGGCCCGGCGGGCCGGCATCGCTCAGATCGGTAAGATTGGTCAGGAATTTGGCTTAGGGCAGCCTACAGGGATTGACCTGCCTTACGAAAGTTCCGGGCTCTTACCCCATTTGGACTGGCAGAAAAAAGAATTTGAAGCCCGTACAGCCAACATAAACAAGAAGATTGACGATAAGATCGCCAGCCTGCAGACGGAATATGAAGCAAAGATTAACGGGGCTTCCGATGACCGGGAGAAAAAGCGGCTGCAGCAGGAATTAAACTCAAAAATCAGAGCCTGGGAACAGGAAAGAAAAAGCCAGCTGGCCCACTATGCCGAGTGGCACGAATATGATACCTATAACACCGGGATTGGACAGGGTTACAACCAGTATACGGTTATCCAGCTGGCTAATTATGTGGCCACTATCGCCAACGGAGGCAAACATTATAAGCCTTATGTGGCTGACAAGATACTGGCGCCCGATGGGAGTATTGTAAAGGAGTTTCAGCCGGAATTGTTAAATACCGTTTCCGTTTCCCAAAATACTATTCTTGAAACCCATAAAGCTATGCTGGCGGTTACCGCTCCCGGTGGTACGGCTTATTTCCTCTTTAAGCATTTCCCTGCCCATATTAAAGTGGCGGCTAAAACGGGGACAGCCCAGCCGGGACGGGCAGGATATATTAAGAATAAGGACTACGACGGTCTTTTTATCGCTTTTGCTCCGGCCGATGATCCCCAGATTGCTTTTGCCGGGGTGGTGGAACACGGCTTTAGCGGCGGGGGATCAGCAGGTCTCATCGCTAAGGCGGTCTTTGAGGAATATTTCGGTATCCTTCCCCAGGAACTTAAACCTAATCAGGTCCCTGCTGAAACTCCCCAGGGTGATAACCGACAGGGAGCAAGGGAGACACCAAGCAGTGACCAAACACCAAATATTTCCAACAATATCGGTGAACCTTCGACAACTGAGCCCCAGGGAGGGCAAAATACGGTATCTCCACGGCTCTCCGGGTAA
- the minC gene encoding septum site-determining protein MinC, protein MKQEIVTFKGNREGLLVILSDKALWDEIIERLKSRLQGKEGSFFEGASVVIDTGARTLTSEEVAEIWNTFEENGLKVKSIKSETNKVVSECKEGTEGRKSRERTGPEQELVSKLPSLIVKRNVRSGQKITFPGNVIILGDVNPGAEVMAKGSIVVMGTLRGIAHAGVEGDEDVLVTSLRLKPTQLRIAGFITRAPEEEPSEPEVAQVVNGMIICEGIEKIRKSL, encoded by the coding sequence ATGAAACAAGAAATCGTTACTTTTAAAGGCAACAGGGAAGGTTTACTGGTGATTCTCAGCGATAAGGCCTTATGGGATGAGATTATCGAACGGTTAAAAAGTCGTTTACAAGGTAAAGAGGGTAGTTTTTTTGAGGGGGCAAGTGTGGTGATTGATACCGGTGCTCGTACCCTGACTTCCGAAGAGGTGGCGGAAATTTGGAATACCTTCGAAGAGAATGGCTTAAAAGTGAAAAGCATTAAATCAGAGACTAATAAAGTGGTAAGTGAGTGCAAAGAAGGAACTGAGGGGAGAAAGTCCAGGGAAAGGACCGGCCCGGAACAGGAACTCGTAAGTAAACTCCCCTCACTTATTGTTAAAAGAAATGTACGCTCAGGTCAAAAGATTACCTTTCCAGGCAATGTCATTATCCTGGGCGACGTTAATCCCGGCGCTGAGGTTATGGCCAAAGGCTCCATTGTGGTCATGGGAACTTTGCGGGGCATAGCCCATGCGGGAGTTGAAGGGGATGAGGATGTGCTGGTTACTTCTCTGCGGCTTAAACCCACGCAGTTAAGGATAGCCGGCTTTATAACCCGCGCTCCTGAGGAAGAACCCAGTGAACCTGAGGTAGCCCAGGTAGTGAATGGTATGATTATTTGTGAAGGAATTGAAAAGATTCGCAAATCACTTTAG
- the minD gene encoding septum site-determining protein MinD: protein MGEVIVITSGKGGVGKTTTTANIGTGLAAMGKKVVLVDTDIGLRNLDVVLGLENRIVYDLVDVANGHCRLKQALIKDKRFDNLALLPAAQTKDKTAVKPEQMEVLCQQLKEDFDYVIIDCPAGIEQGFKNAIAGAEKAIVVTTPEVAAVRDADRIIGLLEAAELRNPKLIINRIRPKMVKKGDMMDINDMIDILAIDLIGVVPEDEAIVISTNKGEPAVLDMNSWAGQAYRNIAKRITGEEVPLISLEVEEGVLGKLKKIFGFKS from the coding sequence ATGGGTGAAGTTATTGTGATTACTTCCGGTAAAGGCGGTGTGGGCAAAACGACGACCACGGCCAATATCGGAACAGGTTTGGCGGCAATGGGCAAAAAGGTAGTCTTAGTCGATACCGATATCGGATTAAGAAACCTTGACGTCGTCCTCGGCCTGGAAAACAGGATTGTTTATGACCTGGTAGATGTGGCCAACGGTCACTGCCGCCTCAAACAAGCCTTAATCAAAGATAAACGCTTCGATAATCTGGCTCTTTTGCCGGCGGCCCAGACCAAGGATAAAACAGCCGTAAAGCCTGAACAAATGGAAGTTTTGTGTCAGCAATTAAAAGAAGACTTTGATTATGTCATTATTGACTGTCCTGCTGGGATTGAGCAAGGGTTTAAAAACGCCATAGCGGGAGCGGAAAAGGCCATTGTGGTAACAACACCGGAGGTTGCCGCAGTCCGTGATGCCGACAGGATCATCGGTTTATTGGAAGCGGCGGAATTACGCAATCCCAAACTCATCATTAACCGGATTCGCCCCAAGATGGTGAAAAAGGGTGACATGATGGATATCAATGACATGATCGATATCCTGGCCATTGACCTTATTGGCGTGGTTCCAGAGGATGAGGCCATCGTGATTTCCACCAATAAAGGGGAACCTGCCGTATTGGATATGAATTCCTGGGCCGGACAAGCTTACCGCAATATTGCCAAAAGGATTACGGGCGAAGAAGTTCCCCTCATTTCCCTGGAAGTTGAAGAGGGTGTGTTAGGAAAATTGAAAAAGATCTTTGGTTTTAAAAGCTAA
- the minE gene encoding cell division topological specificity factor MinE — protein MMDFFSKVIGKEASLSSKNVAKERLRLVLVHDRATISPQLLDSLKEDLIQVINGYMEIDRKGTEITLNSDEKSVALVANIPVLKIKRGYEQSRA, from the coding sequence ATGATGGATTTTTTTAGTAAAGTAATAGGTAAAGAGGCTTCTCTTAGCAGCAAGAATGTGGCAAAAGAAAGACTGCGTCTCGTGCTGGTACACGACCGGGCAACAATCTCTCCCCAGCTCCTGGATAGTTTAAAAGAAGATCTTATCCAGGTGATTAACGGCTATATGGAGATTGACCGGAAAGGTACAGAAATCACGCTGAATTCCGATGAGAAGTCTGTTGCCCTGGTAGCCAACATCCCAGTGCTTAAAATCAAACGGGGCTATGAACAATCCCGTGCTTAA
- the rodA gene encoding rod shape-determining protein RodA codes for MQLRKVLKSLDYTLLGAVGLILVMSLFVLKSATVNASEIHRINFVYRQIAWILIGTVAFFVVLFIDYSKLAKYGVWIYALNILMLVAVLVLGKEAKGAQAWIPIGPFKFQPAEVVKALLILGLAQFLVPRIGKLNTLKDLFPVFIYVGIPLLLILKQPDLGTGLVYVAIMFGMLLAAGAPPFLLFLLVATGLGAVVFAIYGHYTWGWWLPLKDYQLMRLIVFINPMIDPRGWGWNVIQSQIAVGSGGLFGKGWGQGSQNIGDFLPEQWTDFIFPVLAEEFGFVGSVLLLCLFFVVIYRGIKIAGKAKDAYGSLVAIGVCSMFAFHILQNVGMSIGIMPITGIPLPFVSYGGSSLLANMIALGLLMNVTVHHDRILF; via the coding sequence ATGCAGCTGAGGAAAGTACTAAAAAGCCTTGATTATACCTTATTAGGCGCAGTAGGGCTCATCCTTGTGATGAGCTTATTTGTTTTGAAAAGCGCTACGGTGAATGCCAGTGAAATTCATAGGATCAACTTCGTATACCGTCAGATTGCCTGGATTCTTATCGGCACTGTGGCCTTTTTCGTGGTCTTGTTTATTGACTACAGCAAACTGGCCAAATACGGTGTTTGGATCTACGCCCTGAACATCCTGATGTTGGTGGCCGTTTTAGTGCTGGGTAAGGAGGCGAAAGGAGCCCAGGCCTGGATTCCCATCGGTCCCTTTAAATTCCAGCCTGCAGAGGTAGTGAAGGCCTTATTGATTTTAGGCTTAGCCCAGTTTTTAGTGCCTAGGATTGGTAAGCTCAATACCTTGAAAGATCTTTTTCCTGTCTTTATTTATGTGGGCATTCCTCTCTTATTGATTCTCAAGCAGCCGGATTTAGGGACAGGTTTAGTTTATGTGGCCATTATGTTTGGCATGCTTTTAGCCGCCGGTGCTCCGCCTTTCCTGCTTTTTCTGCTGGTGGCAACGGGACTGGGTGCTGTCGTTTTTGCCATTTATGGTCACTATACCTGGGGCTGGTGGCTTCCTCTCAAGGATTACCAGTTAATGCGCTTAATTGTTTTTATTAATCCCATGATTGATCCCCGCGGCTGGGGTTGGAATGTGATTCAATCCCAGATTGCCGTAGGCTCAGGCGGGCTTTTCGGCAAAGGCTGGGGTCAAGGTTCGCAAAATATAGGTGACTTTTTGCCTGAGCAGTGGACTGATTTTATCTTCCCCGTACTGGCGGAAGAGTTTGGCTTTGTGGGTTCCGTCCTGCTGTTATGCCTTTTCTTCGTGGTGATTTACCGTGGCATCAAGATTGCCGGTAAAGCCAAAGATGCCTACGGTTCTCTGGTTGCTATCGGTGTTTGCTCCATGTTTGCCTTCCATATTTTGCAGAACGTGGGCATGTCCATTGGCATTATGCCCATTACAGGCATACCTTTACCTTTTGTCAGTTATGGGGGCAGTTCCCTTTTAGCCAATATGATTGCTTTAGGGCTGTTAATGAATGTTACCGTTCATCATGATCGGATTCTTTTTTAA
- a CDS encoding FCD domain-containing protein: protein MLAEKDRQDYLTLFIIGQSESPVGSGYLSRELKTYGWDVSEATAGRILAQLDNLGYTTKVGYQGRTLTALGHAKLKELEDKKLRADQGLEFFRVLESRTKEELIDILVARRAIERELARLAAIHATDEEIKELWHIQRLQKERVAHWKGGAAEQDVAFHRIIARASRNKVLQGAMELIRQDGQLAPVLEYIRKEVHSVVSADHAKIVTAIEAHNPDLAEQYMQEHIENLIKDVNKYWDEVENR from the coding sequence ATGCTGGCGGAAAAGGATAGGCAGGATTATCTAACGCTCTTTATCATAGGACAAAGTGAATCTCCTGTAGGCTCAGGTTATCTAAGCCGTGAATTAAAAACCTACGGCTGGGATGTTAGCGAAGCTACGGCGGGAAGGATCCTTGCCCAGCTAGACAATCTCGGTTACACAACAAAAGTCGGTTACCAGGGCAGAACCTTAACAGCATTGGGACATGCCAAGCTAAAAGAACTGGAAGATAAAAAGCTCCGGGCTGATCAGGGCTTGGAATTTTTCCGTGTGCTGGAAAGTCGGACCAAGGAAGAACTTATCGATATTCTCGTAGCCCGTCGTGCCATCGAGCGGGAACTTGCCCGCTTAGCGGCCATTCATGCCACGGACGAAGAGATCAAGGAACTCTGGCATATCCAGCGCCTGCAGAAAGAGAGAGTAGCCCATTGGAAAGGTGGCGCTGCCGAACAGGACGTAGCCTTTCACCGCATCATTGCCCGGGCCTCCCGTAATAAAGTGCTGCAGGGAGCGATGGAGCTCATCAGGCAGGACGGACAGCTGGCACCTGTACTGGAATATATCCGCAAAGAAGTACACAGTGTGGTTTCGGCTGACCATGCCAAAATTGTTACAGCTATTGAAGCTCATAATCCAGACTTGGCGGAGCAATACATGCAGGAGCATATTGAAAACTTGATTAAAGACGTGAACAAATACTGGGATGAAGTGGAAAACCGTTAA